ATTTTTTCCAGAACATTCAGAGCATATGATTTTATTTTGAACTAAATCGAAACTTGAAGGAGTGATTACTATGAATGCAATCATAGAGATTTTTCCACAGCTTGCAAGAGGACTTCAAGTAACGATCACCGTCCTGCTTGCTTCAGCAATTCTAGCTTATTTAATGGCTTTTATTGCTGGATTATGCCGTCTTTCTCAGAGTTTTTTCATCCGGAAATTCACTGGATTTTATGTGGAAGTTTTTCGTGGTACTTCCTTAATTGTTCAGTTATTCTGGCTTTACTATGCCATTCCAATGCTTTTTGGCATTCAGTTAGGTTCCAACTGGTGGGCCGGTGTGATTGCCATTGGTTTAAATTACGGTGCGTACCTTTCAGAGGTTGTCCGTGGATCCATTCTTTCTGTTGCAAATGGTCAATCTGAAGCCGCAACAGCACTAAACATGTCACGCTTCCAACGTATGCGACTCGTTATTTTTCCGCAAGCAGTAAGGATGATGCTTCCTGAATTCGGTAACTACACCATACAAATGCTAAAAGGAACTTCATTAGTTTCCTTAATTGGGATGACAGATATTTTATATTATGGCGATATTATTCGAAGCTCTAACCTGTCGCAGGCGCCAATTGTCTACCTATTAGTTCTTGTCTTCTACTTTATCCTTGCGCTACCACTTATTTGGTTGACAAGAAAAGGGGAACGTATTTCTAAGAAAGGAGTTGCTAACGGATGAATAATAACTGGAGCTGGGAAACATTTATGGACGCCCTTCCCTTCGTATTGCAGGGACTATGGATAACTGTTAGCTTAACGATTACATGCTATTTATTTGCTCTCCTATTCGGTTTTGTATGGACATTTCTCAGAAAAGTGCCGAATACATTTTTCAATTGGGTAGTTACTTGGATCATGGAATTTATTCGTTCTACTCCCCCGCTTGTTCAGCTTTTCTTTCTTTTCTATGCATGGCCAATGATGCCAGGAATCGGTGTTACGTTAAGTCCTTTTACAAGTGCAGTGCTCGGTCTTGGAATCCATTTTAGCACGTATATTGGTGAAATCTATCGATCCGGTATCGAAAGCATTGACAAAGGACAATGGGAAGCTTCTAAAGCGCTGAATTTTTCCACTGTTGATAAATGGAGGAAAATCATTTTACCACAAGCGATACCACCAACAATACCGATGCTCGGCAACTATTTCATCATTATGTTTAAAGAGGTTCCGCTTGCTTCTACAATAGGAGTTGCTGGTATAATGCTTATGGCGGATAGTTATGGCGCGCAAAACTGGTCATATTTAGAGCCGTTAACTATAGTTGGAATTTTATTCCTAGTCCTCAGTTATCCATCTGCGGTACTGATTAAGAAATTAGAAATTAAAATGAATACACGCTTTGATAAAAATGCGGCGATTAAATAGAATTTAAAACATGGGGATGTGATATTGTGTCTGAAGCCATCGTAAGATTCCAAAATGTACATAAATCCTTTGGTGATTTTGACGTATTAAAAGGAATTAATTTAGATATAAAGCCAGCTGAGAAAGTAGCTGTTATTGGACCTAGTGGGTCTGGAAAAACAACAATTATTCGAATGCTGATGACATTGGAGGAGCCGTCGTCAGGTGATATTATCGTGGACGGCAAAAATCTCTGGAAGATGGAAAAGAAAGGGAAAATGGTAAAAGCGAATGAAAAGCATTTAAGAGAAGTTCGTGGAGATATCGGAATGGTGTTTCAGCATTTTAACCTTTTTCCACATATGACAATTTTAGAAAACTGTATGACAGCACCGATTCATGTGAAAAAGGAAAGTAAAGAAGAGGTTCGCGACCGCTCCGTGAAAATGCTTGAACGTGTAGGGCTTGGAGACAAATTGGATAGCTATCCAAACCAGCTTTCCGGCGGGCAAAAACAGCGTGTGGCAATGGCTCGTGCACTTGTCATGCGGCCGAAGATTATGTTGTTTGATGAAGTGACGTCAGCACTTGATCCAGAGCTTGTTGGCGAAGTGCTTGAGGTTATACGGGATCTTGCCAAACATGAAGATATGGCAATGGTGCTTGTGACACACGAGATGGACTTTGCTCTTGATATCGCGGATAAAGTGCTATTCCTGGATGAAGGGGTCATTGCAGAGCAAGGTACGGCAAGCGAAGTGATTGAACACTCCGAGAATGAAAGACTGCAAGGGTTCCTGCGACGGTTCAGAGGATAAATTAGAGGTATTACCCGATTGGTTGGGGTAATGCCTTTTTAGTTTGTTCAGATGTGGGGGCGATGGTGCTGTTTTCTTGGGTATTGGTGCTGTTTTTCTAGCGGATGGTGCTGTTTCTCGGACGGATAGTGCTGTTTCCGCGTCAAGTGGTGCTGTTTTTTTAAGAGATGTAGTGAAGTAATTAAATAAAAGCTGCGTCCATCCGTTCAAGATGGTCACAGCTTTCTGGTTTTACTCTACTGG
This region of Oceanobacillus sp. FSL K6-2867 genomic DNA includes:
- the ehuC gene encoding ectoine/hydroxyectoine ABC transporter permease subunit EhuC encodes the protein MNAIIEIFPQLARGLQVTITVLLASAILAYLMAFIAGLCRLSQSFFIRKFTGFYVEVFRGTSLIVQLFWLYYAIPMLFGIQLGSNWWAGVIAIGLNYGAYLSEVVRGSILSVANGQSEAATALNMSRFQRMRLVIFPQAVRMMLPEFGNYTIQMLKGTSLVSLIGMTDILYYGDIIRSSNLSQAPIVYLLVLVFYFILALPLIWLTRKGERISKKGVANG
- the ehuD gene encoding ectoine/hydroxyectoine ABC transporter permease subunit EhuD, whose amino-acid sequence is MNNNWSWETFMDALPFVLQGLWITVSLTITCYLFALLFGFVWTFLRKVPNTFFNWVVTWIMEFIRSTPPLVQLFFLFYAWPMMPGIGVTLSPFTSAVLGLGIHFSTYIGEIYRSGIESIDKGQWEASKALNFSTVDKWRKIILPQAIPPTIPMLGNYFIIMFKEVPLASTIGVAGIMLMADSYGAQNWSYLEPLTIVGILFLVLSYPSAVLIKKLEIKMNTRFDKNAAIK
- the ehuA gene encoding ectoine/hydroxyectoine ABC transporter ATP-binding protein EhuA, which produces MSEAIVRFQNVHKSFGDFDVLKGINLDIKPAEKVAVIGPSGSGKTTIIRMLMTLEEPSSGDIIVDGKNLWKMEKKGKMVKANEKHLREVRGDIGMVFQHFNLFPHMTILENCMTAPIHVKKESKEEVRDRSVKMLERVGLGDKLDSYPNQLSGGQKQRVAMARALVMRPKIMLFDEVTSALDPELVGEVLEVIRDLAKHEDMAMVLVTHEMDFALDIADKVLFLDEGVIAEQGTASEVIEHSENERLQGFLRRFRG